A stretch of Triticum aestivum cultivar Chinese Spring chromosome 1D, IWGSC CS RefSeq v2.1, whole genome shotgun sequence DNA encodes these proteins:
- the LOC123182518 gene encoding NAD(P)H dehydrogenase (quinone) FQR1: protein MAVKVYVVYYSMYGHVAKLADEIKKGASSVEGVEVKVWQVPEILNEEVLGKMGAPPKTDVPVISPQELAEADGVLFGFPTRFGMMAAQMKAFFDATGGLWREQSLAGKPAGVFFSTGTQGGGQETTPLTAVTQLTHHGMVFVPVGYTFGAKMFDMDKVQGGSPYGAGTFAGDGSRWPSEMELEHAFHQGKYFAGIAKKLKGSSA, encoded by the exons ATGGCGGTCAAGGTCTACGTCGT GTACTACTCCATGTATGGTCATGTTGCTAAGCTAGCTGATGAGATCAAGAAAGGTGCTTCCTCTGTGGAAGGCGTGGAGGTTAAAGTGTGGCAG GTCCCTGAGATCCTGAACGAGGAAGTCCTTGGCAAGATGGGCGCCCCACCCAAGACCGACGTGCCGGTGATCTCCCCGCAGGAGCTGGCGGAGGCGGACGGCGTCCTGTTCGGGTTCCCGACGAGGTTCGGCATGATGGCGGCGCAGATGAAGGCGTTCTTCGACGCAACGGGCGGGCTGTGGAGGGAGCAGAGCCTGGCGGGGAAGCCGGCGGGCGTATTCTTCAGCACAGGCACGCAGGGCGGCGGGCAGGAGACGACGCCGCTGACGGCGGTGACCCAGCTGACCCACCACGGCATGGTATTCGTGCCGGTGGGGTACACGTTCGGCGCCAAGATGTTCGACATGGACAAGGTGCAGGGCGGCAGCCCGTACGGCGCCGGCACGTTCGCGGGCGATGGGTCGCGGTGGCCGTCGGAGATGGAGCTCGAGCATGCCTTCCACCAGGGCAAGTACTTCGCCGGCATCGCCAAGAAGCTCAAGGGCTCCTCCGCCTGA